AAAAAAACTCGTTTTTTACTTCATAAAGTAACAAACTTTTAAAGATTCTTGTTCCATTTGACAGATCACAAACCCCCTCCCAACTAACTCCACAAACACTCATAGATTGACATACACTCATcatcaaaaaattttatttcattacATCTATTTGGTTTAGTTAGTTAGTAGcctgaataataataagatgatgAATGACAGTTTGATCTTCAAATCTAGACTCTTACGCCGATCTCCTTCAGGTACATACCTTTTCCTGTTATTtttatcatcatcaccatccaccattcctttatatatatatatatattgaaattgaagttggtttatatatatatatagatattgtatTTATAATTGAAATTGAAGTTGGTTTTCTGACcccttcattatcatatataatttgCAGTTAAAATATTCAAGAATAGATTTCTTTAAATtctcataataataattttgtaaaagatgggtctctttttttcttcataatcaTATATGTAAAAGGGAGTGGTAATAGTTAGATTAAATGTTGAgatatgtatgttgtaaataatttcctATTATAGTTATCAtaggtgaaaatgtttaaattagtgaacaaAAGGAAAGGGTATTTTGGTGCTATCAACCACTTAGTTGAAAAAATTAGagggaacaaatgctttataatgtactAGTCATAAGCCCGCGTGGTGCGGTGATGATAGCGACGGCAACGGCTGGTGGTGGCGATCGTGGCGtggttattgatataaaaggaTGTATTGTAGTTGAgggatgtatgttgtaaataattctATTAAGGTTATTATAGCCTTATAATATTAGGTGGagaaatttaaattagtgaacaaAGAAGATGGGTAGTTTGGATAGAACAAGTTCTTTTATGAGAAAAATAGAAGGGctaaatgctttataaggtagTTACGATTAAGATAAGATAGTAGAGATATATTAAACTCATAATGTTGTTTAAATTAGAAACCTCAATTTTATAACTACCCTTTCTAAActcatttttattgttttttaggTTGGAAACGGAAAATATTTTAGCTTTGCTACACACGTCCTCAAGATTTTTAATTGTTCTCCGGAAATAAAAggattttcttgaaaaatgaaaatggaaagtTAGAAAGATTTCCTTATAATATTAAGCCCAATCTTTAATATATCATGATAATGCTGTTTATGGGGGGATTTATGGGGTTGATAACATTTGTATGTGATGAGCCGCTGTAATTCGAGAATTATGTAGAATATTTGAGTTGATGATGATCACTTAATTGTCGTATTCTCAAGCACCTAACTGTTGGATTCAGATTCTTGCTGTAAAAGTTAATACTTTAGAAATCAGGcatctaaacatatataaattcttCTAAGAGTTTGAGGTCCAACTAGTCAGTCTGTATTGCATTACAAACAAGTCGCAGATTTGGATGATTGAATAATTTCTATATTGTTTCTAATCTATTTATATATccatagtttttattttttaaaattactttttacAAATATGAATTATTTGATCTTAAGTTGTATAAAGTTAAATGAATTTCTCTGTTGTAGTTCCAGTAATATTCTTGAAGCGCTTCTCTTATAAGGACATAAAGCAAGCAACAGACAGTTTTAGCAGAGTTCTTGGGACTTCTTCTCACGGGGCTTCTTATATAGCCAAGTTTGAAGATAGTGTTTATGTAGTGAAAGAAATACATATTATTGATAAAGAAGATGATTTTTTCTATAGGCAAGTTCAGCTATTGGGACGTTTGCATCATCGCCATGTTGTTGCACTTACTGGATTTTCAGTAGGACGAAAGAGGTATCCAAATCCATCTCAATCCCTTTTcttataatgtttttaatgtaGCTCTTTCTGGATGTTGAAAATAAATGTTGTGCTTCAAGTAAACATGTAGCCATCTGTTTTTTTATTAGAGGTGGAAAAACAAGCATGCTAGATGGGTTGTATAGGAGTTCATAATGGGTTCATGTCGTAAAGGATACCTTTGGTATGTGGGTAAAACCTGCCTAGGTTGTGCTATTCGACCCATCAACACTTTTTTGCCCATTAATTTTAATACTTTGTCTTTATCTAATGTTTagaatatgattataaaaagcacaacttcaattcaatataatatactaatacATTTAAATACAACTTATGACATTATAACCACTTTATTACCCCTTACATGAATTTTGCTTGTTTTCAAATAACTAGAACCCGAATTAACTcgtctaaattttttttttttaaaaaaggcagagtggataaatggctaacactcCCAACTTTGTTGCGCCCACGCCAGGTTTGAATCCTGGCAATGCCCTAAAAGGTTTGCTCTCCTATGTATAGATGGGTATAGCGTTGCTAAGGccccctcaccacatttgcatgtggcagGATTTGAACCCTTGACCCCCTAGGAAGAAACCACCAAGTGGAAAACTCCCTAACCGTTGGGCTATCACCCCATTGCCAACTCATTTGTATTTATGTTGAAAAAATAGTTGCATCCTCATACAGACATTATGTAGATATTATATCAAGTATTTTAAAATTGATATGCCCATGTAACTAACAAATGGTGCCCTCATTTGTTTTAAGGCTTGGccctttaaatatttttaaaaattccttAAGTATATCCCTTCTAAATGATAAACATGTCTGATTTCTAGGTTTCTCGTGTTTGAGAACGTAGAAAATGGAAGCCTCAAGGAACATCTGAATGGTAATTTCTTGAACAGATATTTCATGTTTATTCAACTTGAATTGTTTATTAATGTTTGATTTCATGTAGATCCTTTAAAAACCCCTCTGGATTGGAGAATCAGGCTAAGGATAGCTGTTGGTGTGGCTGCCGCATTGGTAAGTTCCGAAGCTTGaacctttttttaatatgttaaaaatctGTAATATAATTGTTATATTGAATATGATTCTTTAGAACTCCTTTAACTCAAACATTATGTCATGCAGGAATATTTACATTTCTTTTGTGACCCTCCAGTATATCATGTCTCCATCAGTTCAAGTACCATTATGTTAGATGAAAATTTCAATCCAAAGGTTTGGAAAGAGTACtttcatcatttttaaaaaatttttagagCAACCAAGTTAAACCTATTTGTGATCATTGCTTGTGTTTTGTTTCGAATGGGTTGAAGACAAAAAGCTTTGCTACAAGGCGAAAGGGTAGAATGGGTTAAAAATTGTCTAAGATATATGTTTAAcgcattatatatttatatatagtagaCACTTTGGGTAGAGCTCTTTTTTTCTAACTCTAGGATTCTATCGTAATATGTTTTTGCTTATTTTACCTGATATTAGAATCACTCTGCACTTGTGGGGTATTTTTCTTGCCAAAATATTGTTATTATCAACATATAAAAACTTCTACTATCTCTTGCTATTTTAGTTAGAAAGTACGACTTACGGGCTTTTAACATAGTTGGATCATAAGGTACAAGAGCCAAAACCTATATCCAGTTAGGAAAATAGGCACGTTGGAAAGGGTGGGTAATAACTTAAATGAACacgaaactaaaatataaattgtatggGTCAAGTTGGCTTCACCCAAAACACTTAATGTCCAAAGTTCTGATATTTTCTATGAGTAAATAGTGTCAATTGCAAttacaaatttgtatttttacaGTAACAATTAATTTGTTGCATGAAATGGTTTAATAGGTATCATGCTTGAGAAGTTTTAAGAATTTGACCTGTTCCAACTTTATAATATTGTTTCTCCAGAATGATCATTTCAATGCAGCATCTGAACTTCAAAATAAGTGATAATCTCTCTTTTTTTGTAAAGCTGTCTGATGTTGGACTCCTTGGTTCGGGTAGCGATCAGGTTATGGCATGGCGTACTTCTAGTTCTAATGGTAAGCGCCTAGTTACTTTATCAGTGATTTAGATTGCGAGGAATTATATTTTACTGCGAAGTAATATAGTTGGAAAAAATGGATGGGTCGTGAAGCGGTAACGGGTCAAACAGATAACTATAGTGGGTGTCACGCCTGGTTGGCTTGCCACCCGCAAGTTCTGCAACAAATTTTATTTGCTTTGGTTAATTATCAATGGCGAATCGGTTAGAGAAAGTACTTACCCATGCAAAACAGATTTTTTTTAAGTACAATTAGCTGAGAATTAAATGGCTAAACATTCCACAAATAAAACTAACTATAATCTAGGTGAGATATATTTTTATCTGTTAATGTGAAAATGGGTCACCTGATTATACTTATTTTGATTATAATGGGTCAACTTGGTGAAGTTACGACCTTtagcaaaataaaaaatgggCCAAAACGATAGCACTGGAGTAATAGTTCTATACTTATATTATTCTGTTTCACATCGTTAATTGTctaagaaaatgatttaaagTTGAAGTCAGCCAGACCCCCattttaaaatgatttcaaaCTTTTATGTGTTGTAGAAACGACTGGGCAAGTATATGGAAACATAATGTATCAGCTAGGGTTGCTGATACTTGAGTTGATCACGGGTCAATCATCAGACAAATCGGGTACTGATCTGAGCCAATGGATCGAAGAATCTTGTTTCCCAACATCAATGGATAACATGATTGACCCTGATCTTGGGAATGATTACGATTCTAGAGAGCTCAAAGGATTGTTAGCTGTAGCAAGGTTTTGCATAAAATCTGTGGATAAGCCAAATTCATTCACTCCTCAAATATATAGGCATCTTCAGAGGAAGATGAGCTTCCACAAGACTTGCATTTAGCCAATTCATTTTCTGTATCTTATAAATGTGCAGATATATGATTTTAGTGTCCATAAAATACAGGAAAATAGAAAAGGAAAGAGAGTgtcatttgtaaattctttggTGAAAAAATATATCTGTAGCAGCTCACATAACAagtgatattgatgataaatAAGATACATTACCGCCTTTGATCCTTTTCTATGATTTTTTGgattatctttatttttggtaatggtGTTATGTTTAACCCCTCTTTCTCATCGCAAATCGCACAAAATCATCTTTATCATACCATCCCACGGGCTCGGTCTTGGATTCTTTTATCACGGGCATGATGATCATAAAATCCCCCGATTAAAGTTTATGAACATATATTAgactattttttaacttttaagagtTTTAAATGTAGTTAAGCTAGATGTCACAATGGTTTGTATTGAGTAATGAAAATGATACAGTTTGAgaaattaaacttttaataacaAGTTTGTTTTCTGTTCATTTGAGTACAAGTTTTGGGACACATTTTAACCTCATATCAATGTAATCAGTGATTAACGTGTGATTAACCTTAGATCAATGTAATCAATGTAATCAGTTTTAGGACACATTGATCTGAGGTTAAAATTAGTGATTACTAGATCTGGATTTGTGTAATGCGGTGGAACAACGTGTAATGTGCCATGACAACGTTAATTTCAAACCAAACACTTATATAGTAATATGATAGCATGATACCCGCATAAAGTGCTgcgataaaataaaattactattatttttcatattaaaaaatatataatataaactttaATAATACTTTGATAATTGTAAGGTCCGTGTGACCGATGCATATGAAGATCTGTGTGTATCaagatgtgcggaatccatcTAAATTCGTTCTTTAGGCTATAAACATTCACgcttaaacaataataatgaatagAACATGAGATAAATCAATAGATGTAAAACTCATTTTGTCTATCCCGATCCGTGAATAACTTTATCTTTACACTTAAACCATTAAACTGCCATTAACTAAAAACGTAAACATTAGGAAACTATATATAGGTATATTATGAGTTGTGGTTAACTTTGTGATTGCTATAATAGCTTTCAAAGTTAGTAACTTAAAAGGATTAACATCACAGAAATAACTTCAATGAAATAACTTTACAGCTTTCTAATTTACCAGCCTTAAAATTGTAGTGCAACGGACATCAAGATATGCACTAACAATAACTAAATAAGGTAATGATATGCAAAGTAAATTTAGCTAAACAAATAAGAAGaaaagtatataattaataaattaatatggaTATTATAAATATGTCAAATGGAGATGTTTCAAATAGTAAAGAACTATATTTAATCTATGTGTAGATTTAGTCTGTGTCAAATACATATgaggttaaaataaaataattataaaacaaatgcAAATTATAAAACCttataaaatcaaattcaaaaatagaGGAAAACAAAAAGGGTTATGGAgagaaccctagccccggtatcataattggatacccatcaaATCACCTCGTATAAGTCATATGATGCTAATAGAATACCTTCATTCTAATCCCTACATGATCTGGCACCTCGAAGGATCGAACCACGTCTTTAAACTTCATATGtggatataaattattttttggtAATAGATACCTCATaggaattatttttttgtgCCAAGCAGAGATCGAACTTGAGACCTTAAGGTCAACAAGTGTTTTCTTTACCATTAGGCTAACTCTTTGTAtatgaaatttgttttattatattttttatatatagtctATGATGCATATGAACACACTGGGGTTGTGGTGAGGGGTGTGGGGGTAGAGTTTGGGTTTCATCTCACACATTTGTGCTTCGAGCTCCGTTAACTGCTCAATTAGATGTCACTGTTAAATTAGTGTCCAATGGTTTTCCCAATACACCAATACACTGTCATACAACAAAATCTCTTTCCTAATACATTTCTCTCAATTGACATCCAATATTCAATACATTTAATATGTTCTAACATCcactatttaaattaataaatatcatGTTTGTGAgagaaataattaaaataaaacatcttTGCAATACTCCCGTCCCAATAGTATTAAGGTCTCTGCCAATGGAGAACACCTCCCTCTCTCTTCCTCATTGCCACATcagcttttctctctcttaaatCACCTCTTCCTCAATCACTACCAACCCCACCTGCTTTCTCACCTATTTctcaccttttattttatttaatatatcaaaataaaaaacacaaacataattttatttataaaaaaacattacattaataaaaacacattacattaatttaaaaaaatatatataacaaacaaacCACGTAATTAAAACATTACGATTAAATTAAAACTAGATAAAATTAAACTACATTATTAAAACTACATAAAACTATTCGTTGCCCTCGTCCTCTTTGCCGTCTTTGTCGTTTTTGGCATCAGCATAAAACTTGCTCCCCCACTATACTTGCAAGAATGCTCGATATGACATGTGAGCCTTCAAGTCTTTCCACAACAGACCCGTTGGAATCAGTTTTGCCAAAAACTTCATGGCATCCCTAATATGGGCCTGTTCCAAAGCCTCCTATTGCATTCGAAGATACGTAGTAAGAGTTTTGGCGGCTTCCGAACCCGATGACCGGTTAGATGTTGCATCGGACGAACTAGACAACCTATGGCTTACGTTGCGATCCGGTGGTCTCCTAATCGGGTCGTCACCAAATAACCCTTCAAATGAGGGACCCGTTTCATTTGCAGCCGAGGTCGAACCACGAGGCATATCATCGGAAGTCAAATCTACCGTTGGAGCTGGTTGCCTACTCGTGGAGGCATTGTCGTTCCAAAAGGTGACCACGTCATGAAGAAGGTCATAACACCTCTGGTAATGTCAAATGTTTCTCCCCTGTCGTTCTCTTGTACAACGCTACGGCCCCGTCCGAAACCTGTCTGTCATCCGCTCCGCTTTGCCTGGCCTGCTCACTAACTCTCTTCAACTCCGCGCCAAAATCCTTAACCccctttttatctttttctattTGCCATGTGTTTGGCTTATCGTACGTTTGCCGTATTTTGTTTCCCTGTTGAACATTTCCAAATTTTTATTCCAAAAGATGGCATCCGATTGATTCCTACCCACGACCGAGTCCTGCGAAAATGCACCCAACAGCGTCCCAACAATTCTGTATCGTCATCCTCCCAATTCCTTTTCTCAAGCGGTTTCCTGGGCCTCCTTCTCCCCTCAGCACGAACAACTGTTTCAACTTCATctccatcttcatcatcagcaGAGGCGATGCTACCCGCTTCAGGTGCATTTACCGGgttttcttgttgttgttgttgttgttgttgttgctgttgctgCAATTAGAAAGCCATTTGAGCATGAGCTAACACCATTCGTTGTTGTTCGGTCCAATTATGACCCATAATTGGACTGTAGTTCATGGTGTTATAAAATGGTTGTGAAACTCACGCAATAACTTGTGGAGGACCCATggtgggggtgggggggggggggggggggggcgggtTGGAGGAGCCTGTCGGTTGGCTTGTTTGGCTTTGATTGGTTGATGACATTGTCGGTGCCGGGTAGTCAAAAATTTGTTGCCACATATCGGCCCCGACGGTTTGATTTTGGTTAAGGTTTTCATTGTTGTTGTTCATGATTTTGGTTAAGGTgaacaaaatgaaataaagatTTGAAAGATAGAAAgaaatgtatgtgtgtgtgctatttgaaaaatgaaagtgaaatgAGAAATGAAGGTGATATggttgtttaaataaaaaaggaataaaggaaaaaaaaattagttcaaatttaaaaaaaaaaacgtattttttttttatttttgcctcACACCGGACCCACACCCCCCGCTCCACCTCTCGTCCTCCCCCTTCCACGCATCGACTCCTGCCCAACGAAGCAGCTGTCGACTGCTGCCAACGGTCGATGAGTCGACGAGTCAATTAAAAAGGCCAAGGACTAGCCGTTGGCACCGACCTAAGTGAACTAAATACCCTCAAATACACTTAATAAACACACGGTTATCGCGCCGTCATTACGTATCATCGATGCCATTGTTGTCACTATACGGTCGCAACGCTGAGACATACGAATAGTTTTAGGGGCATGCTATTGACACCAAGGAATTTGGCTATTCACACTATAGCTCAAAAGGGGCGAATTTCGCCCCTTTCTGACTAGAAAATTCGCCCCTTCTGCTAGTGACGGTCAACATTTATTCAACGTCATTAATTACTTTTGACTTGTACTTTAGGCAGAAGGGGCAAAATATCTTGGGCAGAGGGGGAGAAATTCGCCAACCAatccaaaaaatcaaaaacagaaataaagataaaattgaACCAAGAAAACCATAAACCAAATAAAAGGATTGGTTGGTTTTGGTCTTCTAGAATCCAAAAGGATCGGTTCAagtttcggtttcatatataaaaccgacagtaaaaaccgaaccgaaccgaaaccaTATATGttttaacttattatatatatatgtgttctaGTGTTAATATTTGGTACATGGTTATATGGTTCATTCAAACATTAAAGAAGAAGATGTGGATGTATTAATGTAGTCACTATGTTTGGAAACGAGAACATGATTATAATAGTCTTATTCATGCAATCTTCTTTCATTGTTGTTAATATCTTTGAAGGTATATTTTGGTAGCTTAGATTAACCTAGCCATTATGATTCTTTCATCATCAATACTCTTATTTTTACCATCTCTGGttcggaaaaccaaaaaaaaaaattcaaaaaaaaatcccAATAAAACGGAACCAAGAAAACCGAATCAacggattggtttggttttggtcttcTAGAAACCAAACGGATCTGTTCCACTTTCGGCTTCATATATCAAAACTGACGGTAAAAAACCGGAACCATATAcgttttacaattttaaaaataattattttaatgatataatataaaaaatatcataaatttatattatactttGTAAAGTCAattttttgatagttttttttacattatattgtttctttttattttatgtcgtaCATCTTATAAATGTATAAGTTcatataggatttttatcatataacttaatcaatatttgttataattattTAGTTTTACATCATTATTATCgtatgatatttaaattaaagatATTGCCGATATGTATACAATGCCTAGAATATAataatccattttttttttaaatggcaaCACCACCAGCATTTGTCAACGTCCAATCTATGTTTCTTTAATTAcgataatataaaattttaacatgtcaCTACATATCTCTAATATATAAAACAggtaatatgtatatttaattttataccGTCACAAAAGATATAATTAACATACGTATACCTTACTAATAACTTttgatacaaaatattttttaaaacaatagtACAATTAAATTTCAACATGTCTTAtttataactattaattatattataagtcATAACGATAACTTAATATGTTTAATCTGCGTGTTACGCGagaaataatctagttatacACAGATACCAAAATGTGGATCAAACATAACGTAGTTGTTAACTTTTCATTAGTAGAGTATGCATGTTTATTCTCTTTAAAACAAAGAACGTTCATGGAGGGTTCTCCTCCCTATATCACTTAGTGTGATTAAAGATGTGACTGCTTACATCTTTGATGAGAGACATGTTATTTAGAAATTCCTTTCTAAATCCATCTAAAATACCTTGCGCATCTAGATTTAAGTAATACTGTCTCCGTACGCATTCTTCTTCTGCTGGAGAAAAACGTCTAGCAAACGCATGACCATACAATTCATCTGTGTCATGATTATGTGTATGATCTATCACATTTACTCTCCACCCACATGCCTTTGAATAATGACCTTGCAATTTGAATGGACATTTACATTTTTTCGATAAACTTTGTCTGAAGCCCGTCCTTCTCTTACGGTGTACTCCACCACCATCACACATGAGTAATACCATAAAAATATCATCGACTgtatttttgtttgatttacCCTTGACtaggaaataaaaaaatattttatatatatagttataacaTTACTACAAAAATGTAAATAGGACACCCTAAATAAAACCCGCTATTCTTATTGACCCTAACATATTAAAGCCACCTAAATAGAGAACCCCCCAAATGGAACCCGCTATCCTTATTAATCGGATTATATTAAGGTCACCTAAATAGAATTTACTTTTCTTATTGACAGGGACATATTAAAGACACTAAAACAATAGCCCTAAATAAAACCCGCTTTTTTCAACACCGGTCATATCAAAACCACTTTTACAAATCCTAGTGAAACCCCAAGTTGaatagaatttgatttttggtaTCATGGTCTTTTTCCCTCCCTCAAATTAGATTTccttaaaatcaaaatcataccCTTcaaaaaattgatcaaaatcatATAGTCTATCTCCATCTTCCTTAGCTCCTTTAACCCCATTGAATTCAAATGTCTCGTGGAGCGTTCTCTCATAATCATGTATGTTTTTCTTATCTCTTTCAAATTAGCCTCCACTGATTATTAGGGCTGACATTGTCGAATAAAAGGGGCGAATCCGCGAATGTCTTTCGCCCCTTCTGCCATGAAATTGTCGGATAAAAGTGACATATGGGTAATAGGGGTATGGGAAAAAGTGTGGGGTCAGATGGAGCAAATTTCGTCCCTTTTACTTAAAAATTCGCCCCTTTTGCTAAAAAATTCGCCCATTCTGCTTCAGGTTGAAGTGACATAAAGTTGACAACAGTATGATAAAAAAGTGTAAGGTCAGGTGGGGCGAAATTCACCCTTCTGCTCATAAAATTCGCCTTTTCTAAGGGGTGTCAATAGGCAAAAAGAGGTGTCAATAGGAAGCCCCCTAGTTTTACCATAAGCTTTTCATCACCTTATCCCTTTCCATTTCCACTTGTAAGATATATATAGAatcatttggattttttttctttctatttcaaaaaaaaaaattaaaaaaaaatcaagaacatTTTAGAAGTTTGAAAAGTAAGTTGGGCGGGGACTCATTTATATTTGAGTGCTGctaaacaaacacatatattcCTCAAAGGAATCACTGTCAACTCTTATCTTGTATGTATTGAAATATGGCGGAAGATCCCCTCTTACCACATCTCTGGTGAGTAATTCTTCATTT
The sequence above is drawn from the Erigeron canadensis isolate Cc75 chromosome 4, C_canadensis_v1, whole genome shotgun sequence genome and encodes:
- the LOC122596019 gene encoding probable receptor-like protein kinase At1g49730; the encoded protein is MMNDSLIFKSRLLRRSPSVPVIFLKRFSYKDIKQATDSFSRVLGTSSHGASYIAKFEDSVYVVKEIHIIDKEDDFFYRQVQLLGRLHHRHVVALTGFSVGRKRFLVFENVENGSLKEHLNDPLKTPLDWRIRLRIAVGVAAALEYLHFFCDPPVYHVSISSSTIMLDENFNPKLSDVGLLGSGSDQVMAWRTSSSNETTGQVYGNIMYQLGLLILELITGQSSDKSGTDLSQWIEESCFPTSMDNMIDPDLGNDYDSRELKGLLAVARFCIKSVDKPNSFTPQIYRHLQRKMSFHKTCI